From a single Rosa rugosa chromosome 7, drRosRugo1.1, whole genome shotgun sequence genomic region:
- the LOC133720824 gene encoding riboflavin biosynthesis protein PYRR, chloroplastic yields MALRVSPSSILCNCNATPSHNNANSLSSHALHASYIRRAIELADKSAGFTSPHPNFGCVIATPSGKVAGEGFLYAQGTRPAEVLAVEAAGQLSRQATAYLNMEPGDCHGDHSAVSALVQGGVERVVIGLRHPLQHLRGNAIRALRSQGLRVEVLGEDLNSKLIEEARKSCLLANAPLICRAASRVPFSVLKFAMTLDGKIAASSGHASWISSKTSRNRVFELRGTSDAIIVGGNTARRDNPRLTARHGGGHMPMRIVMTQTLDLPEEANLWDTSDVSTIVVTQRGARRSFQKFLASKGIEVVEFDILNPREVMEYFHDRGYLSILWECGGTLSAAAISSGVIHKVFAFVAPKIIGGKNAPSPVGELGMVEMTQALDLIDVCYEQVGPDMLVSGFLQPIPDLTPVIPSVDETYEIDPTVTPYESRIIFFYKTWDPYGAFSNFSPHPIKMLDVDGDYSTWLSVEHYYQAHKFVGVDDPVARDCVENIKSAKSPEEAARIGRSMQRQHPYLVRSDWESVKIDVMYRALKCKFSIYPHLNSMLLSTAGSVLVEASPHDLFWGGGRDGEGLNYLGRLLMQLRSEFLGESPTLSESSCLGV; encoded by the exons ATGGCGCTCAGAGTTTCTCCTTCTTCGATACTCTGCAACTGCAACGCAACTCCTTCGCATAACAATGCCAACTCACTCTCATCCCACGCGCTCCATGCCTCCTACATCCGACGCGCCATCGAGCTCGCCGATAAATCCGCCGGCTTCACCTCTCCCCACCCCAACTTCGGCTGCGTCATCGCCACTCCTTCCGGCAAAGTCGCCGGCGAGGGCTTCCTCTACGCCCAGGGCACCAGGCCCGCCGAGGTCCTCGCCGTCGAGGCCGCCGGACAGCTCTCCCGCCAGGCCACCGCTTATCTCAACATGGAGCCCGGCGACTGCCACGGCGACCACTCCGCCGTCTCCGCCCTCGTTCAG GGCGGGGTTGAAAGAGTGGTGATTGGGTTGAGGCATCCACTGCAGCATCTAAGAGGCAATGCCATAAGGGCATTGAGAAGTCAAGGCTTGCGAGTTGAGGTGCTCGGTGAGGACCTCAACAGCAAACTCATCGAG GAAGCTCGGAAGTCGTGCCTCCTGGCCAATGCTCCTTTAATTTGTAGAGCTGCTTCTCGAGTCCCCTTCTCTGTTCTCAAGTTTGCCATGACCCTTGATG GAAAAATTGCTGCTTCCAGTGGACATGCATCATGGATAAGCAGCAAGACATCTAGAAATCGAGTTTTTGAACTGCGGGGTACAAGTGATGCCATCATTGTAGGGGGAAACACAGCGCGCAGGGACA ATCCGAGGCTAACTGCGAGGCATGGAGGTGGCCATATGCCCATGCGGATTGTAATGACACAGACACTTGATCTCCCTGAGGAAGCAAACCTTTGGGATACCTCTGATGTTTCTACTATAGTTGTGACACAAAGGGGTGCGAGAAGGAGTTTCCAGAAATTTCTTGCATCTAAAGGAATTGAAGTCGTGGAGTTTGACATCTTAAACCCCAGAGAAGTAATGGAGTACTTCCATGATCGTGGATATCTTTCAATTTTGTGGGAGTGTGGAGGGACACTATCTGCAGCCGCTATTTCATCTGGAGTAATACATAAG GTCTTTGCTTTTGTTGCTCCTAAGATAATTGGTGGAAAAAATGCTCCATCCCCTGTAGGTGAACTTGGGATGGTTGAAATGACACAAGCCTTGGATTTAATTGATGTTTGCTATGAACAG GTTGGACCTGACATGCTTGTTAGTGGTTTTCTTCAACCCATACCAGATCTGACGCCTGTTATTCCATCAGTTGATGAAACATATGAAATTGATCCAACTGTCACTCCTTATGAATCAAGAATCATATTCTTTTACAAAACATGGGATCCTTATGGCGCTTTCTCAAATTTCTCTCCTCACCCAATTAAGATGCTTGATGTTGATGGTGATTATTCCACTTGGTTGAGTGTAGAGCATTACTACCAG GCTCACAAGTTTGTTGGGGTGGATGATCCTGTGGCACGAGATTGTGTTGAAAATATCAAGTCTGCAAAAAGTCCGGAAGAAGCAGCACGAATAGGAAGATCAATGCAGAGGCAGCACCCTTATTTG GTAAGATCCGACTGGGAAAGTGTCAAGATTGATGTGATGTACAGGGCACTAAAATGCAAGTTCTCAATATACCCACATTTGAATTCTATGTTGCTGTCAACTGCTGGATCTGTTCTTGTTGAAGCTTCACCGCATGATCTTTTCTGGGGTGGAGGCCGGGATGGAGAAGGCCTAAACTATTTGGGGAGGCTTTTGATGCAGTTGAGATCAGAGTTTCTTGGTGAGTCCCCTACATTAAGTGAGAGCTCGTGCTTAGGGGTATAA
- the LOC133720784 gene encoding protein E6-like gives NDELYTTTTRTTTNDDNNNIPYTHYNPNKNSNYYNNNYETNQNRMNDKRLQHSTTTPTTQNSNSYYNVERQGMSDTRFLENGKYYYDPNSENNYNQNQYKNSFATCTKFSTLIRNVCWTTKGRNVFLSDLVSAAIPDGW, from the exons AATGATGAACTATACACCACCACCACAAGAACTACCACCAACGACGACAACAACAACATTCCATACACACACTATAATCCCAACAAGAACAGCAACTACTACAACAACAACTACGAGACCAACCAAAACAGGATGAATGACAAAAG GCTACAACACTCCACCACCACCCCAACCACCCAAAACAGCAACAGCTACTACAACGTTGAGAGGCAAGGCATGAGCGACACAAGGTTCTTGGAGAATGGTAAGTACTACTACGACCCCAACAGCGAGAACAACTACAATCAGAACCAGTACAAGAACTCGTTTGCAACCTGCACCAAATTCTCCACCCTCATTCGCAACGTCTGCTGGACAACCAAGGGTCGCAACGTCTTCCTCTCCGATCTCGTCTCCGCCGCCATCCCCGACGGCTGGTGA
- the LOC133721065 gene encoding uncharacterized protein LOC133721065 — protein sequence MSSKERPTLGGTRIKTRKRNIAAPLDPAAFADAVVQIYLDNAGDLELIAKSIESSDLNFSRYGDTFFEVVFTGGRTQPGTTKPDEGERHPYSVLESEPRREVIIPSVIYIQKILRRRPFLIKNLENVMRRFLQSLELFEENERKKLAIFTALAFSQKLSGLPPETVFQPMLKDNLVGKGLVLSFITEFFKEYLIDNSLDDLISILKRGKVEDNLLDFFPAAKRTEESFSEHFTKEGLVSLVEYNEKKIFEVKLKDMKSALTTQITEETDISEVIETVKQRVKDAKLPDVEVVRILWDVIMDAVQWSGKNQQQNANAALRQVKTWAQLLNAFCTNGKLELELIYKVQMQCYEDAKLMKLFSEIVRSLYDQDVLAEDTILHWFRKGTNPKGRQTFVKALEPFVKWLEEAEEEE from the exons ATGAG CTCGAAGGAGAGACCCACTCTCGG TGGCACGCGGATTAAGACCCGCAAACGGAATATTGCAGCGCCGCTGGACCCTGCAGCTTTTGCGGATGCAGTGGTccagatttatctggataatgCTGGTGATCTG GAACTTATTGCCAAGAGCATTGAATCTTCAGACCTTAACTTCTCAAGATACGGTGACACCTTTTTTGAG GTTGTTTTCACTGGGGGCCGTACACAACCTGGAACAACAAAACCTGATGAGGGGGAGCGCCACCCTTACTCTGTACTAGAGTCTGAGCCTAGACGTGAAGTCATTATACCATCTGTTAtctacatacaaaagatttTGAGGCGGAGGCCATTTCTGATAAAGAATCTCGAAAATGTCATGCGACGTTTCCTTCAGTCATTGGAGCTTTTTGAGGAAAATGAAAGGAAGAAGCTGGCAATTTTCACAGCACTTGCATTCTCTCAGAAGCTATCAGGACTTCCACCGGAAACGGTGTTCCAGCCAATGCTCAAGGATAATCTTGTTGGCAAAGGGCTAGTTCTATCATTTATAACTGAGTTCTTCAAGGAGTATCTGATTGACAATAGCCTTGATGATTTGATTTCGATTCTGAAACGGGGTAAAGTGGAGGATAATCTTCTGGACTTCTTCCCAGCCGCAAAGCGAACTGAGGAGAGTTTCTCTGAGCATTTCAC CAAGGAAGGGCTAGTGTCCTTGGTTGAATACAATGAAAAGAAGATTTTTGAGGTGAAGCTTAAAGATATGAAATCTGCTTTGACAACCCAGATAACAGAGGAAACTGATATATCTGAAGTCATAGAAACTGTGAAGCAGCGCGTTAAAGATGCCAAATTGCCAGATGTTGAGGTTGTGCGTATCCTGTGGGATGTTATTATGGATGCTGTGCAGTGGTCTGGTAAGAATCAGCAACAGAATGCCAACGCAGCTCTTCGCCAG GTGAAAACATGGGCACAACTGTTGAATGCCTTCTGCACCAATGGGAAGCTTGAGCTGGAGCTGATATACAAAGTTCAGATGCAGTGCTATGAGGATGCTAAGCTGATGAAGCTGTTCTCTGAAATTGTTAGGTCTCTGTATGACCAGGATGTGCTTGCAGAAGACACTATCCTCCATTGGTTCCGCAAAGGAACAAATCCCAAGGGCAG GCAAACATTTGTGAAAGCTCTGGAGCCTTTTGTGAAGTGGCTGGAGGAGGCAGAAGAAGAGGAATAG